In Desulfonatronospira thiodismutans ASO3-1, a single window of DNA contains:
- a CDS encoding cell division ATP-binding protein FtsE, with product MIQVKHLSHSFGRYWALKNISFSLDKGDFLFLTGPSGAGKTTLMRILHGSLPVQRGIASIAGFDLKSLPEKRLYQLRRQVAIVFQDFKILPDETVWDNVALPLQVRGMVPGQVHKRVRAVLRSLRLDNKSWCQCREISGGEQQRVAVARAVVINPKVLLADEPTGNLDKKLSMQLVEVFRQFHLHGTTVVLATHNEELINSLPGAKILCLREGAEAGCNWESAED from the coding sequence ATGATACAGGTAAAACATCTGTCCCACTCCTTCGGCCGCTACTGGGCCCTGAAGAACATCAGCTTCTCCCTGGACAAGGGCGATTTTCTGTTTCTAACCGGGCCTTCGGGGGCGGGCAAGACAACGCTGATGCGCATACTGCACGGCAGTCTGCCGGTGCAAAGGGGCATAGCTTCCATAGCCGGGTTTGACCTTAAGTCCCTGCCGGAAAAAAGGCTTTACCAGCTGAGGAGGCAGGTGGCCATCGTCTTTCAGGACTTCAAGATCCTGCCCGACGAAACTGTCTGGGACAACGTGGCCCTGCCCCTGCAGGTCCGGGGCATGGTGCCGGGTCAGGTGCACAAAAGGGTGCGCGCGGTGCTCAGGAGCCTGCGCCTGGACAACAAGTCCTGGTGCCAGTGCAGGGAAATATCAGGTGGAGAGCAGCAGCGGGTGGCGGTGGCCAGGGCCGTGGTCATAAACCCCAAGGTCCTTCTGGCGGACGAGCCCACGGGAAACCTGGACAAAAAACTGTCCATGCAGCTTGTGGAGGTCTTCAGGCAGTTCCACCTGCATGGCACTACCGTGGTTCTGGCCACCCACAACGAGGAACTCATCAACTCCCTGCCCGGGGCCAAGATACTCTGTCTGCGCGAAGGTGCTGAAGCCGGCTGCAACTGGGAGTCCGCGGAGGATTAG
- the alaS gene encoding alanine--tRNA ligase, with protein sequence MLSAAEIREKFLKFFQDNHHTVVPSSSLIPADDPSLLFTNAGMVQFKKVFLGQEKRDYTRAVTSQKCLRVGGKHNDLENVGRTRRHHTFFEMLGNFSFGDYFKERAIDLAWTFLTRELGLERDKLFITIFADDDDAHGLWQEVAGVSPDRIYRLGEKDNFWSMGDTGPCGPCSEVLYDQGEGMSCGPDCAIGVCDCDRYLEIWNLVFMQYDRDQEGNLNPLPRPSIDTGMGLERISAVCQGVYSNYDTDLLKSLITDTARKSGKEYGRDRDDDVALAVIADHARSSAFMIADGILPSNEGRGYILRRLIRRAFRFGRHLGLAEPFLHQTVQVVVQDMSMAYPELEKGRDFMVRVIRQEEERFSETLEKGLVLLEEELKKLESLQVNTVPGETAFKLYDTYGFPLDIVNDIAEKRGFSVDEAGFQECMQDQRQRARAAWKGSGDAGLGEVLSSLEGELPQTSFVGYDRLQDQGEIVLLVDQEGRSREALSQGEKGWLVASRTPFYAESGGQVGDRGRIQAARGQAMVRDTQDQAAGVVAHEVEVSRGEVHKGDVVDLTVDEGRRVATARNHTATHLLHLALRRVLGEHVHQAGSLVDEKRLRFDFTHIQALTAEEMERIEEEVNAAILSDYQVQVRVMDYSQAVQEGAIALFGEKYTDKVRVVSVGNISMELCGGTHLDSTAQAGTFCLVSESAVGSGMRRIEALTGWDALNYWRGMRKSVTSLQETLKVAPDQLVDKVQALQEQMRELARENKALSQKISAEQGRDIASEKKMVGRVPLVARKVDVGDVEGLRSLMDDIRSKLDTGVAMLGTRNKGKPTLLLYVSKDLHENFTAPELIKEVAKEIKGGGGGRPDLAQAGGSDAQGLDRAIERLEEILAERMM encoded by the coding sequence GTGCTAAGTGCAGCAGAGATCAGGGAAAAATTTCTTAAGTTTTTTCAGGACAACCATCATACTGTGGTTCCCAGTTCTTCGCTTATACCAGCGGACGATCCCAGCCTGCTTTTTACCAATGCCGGCATGGTGCAGTTCAAAAAGGTTTTTCTGGGCCAGGAGAAAAGGGACTATACCCGGGCTGTAACCTCTCAGAAATGCCTCAGGGTGGGGGGCAAGCACAACGACCTGGAAAACGTGGGACGAACCAGGAGGCATCACACCTTTTTCGAGATGCTGGGCAACTTTTCCTTTGGTGACTATTTCAAGGAGAGAGCCATAGATCTGGCCTGGACTTTTCTGACCCGGGAGCTGGGACTGGAGAGGGACAAGCTTTTTATTACCATATTTGCAGACGATGACGACGCCCACGGTCTGTGGCAGGAAGTGGCCGGGGTTTCCCCGGACAGGATTTACCGTCTGGGGGAAAAGGACAACTTCTGGTCCATGGGGGATACAGGTCCCTGCGGGCCGTGTTCGGAGGTGCTCTATGACCAGGGAGAAGGCATGTCCTGCGGACCTGACTGCGCCATCGGAGTCTGCGACTGCGACCGCTACCTGGAGATCTGGAACCTGGTGTTCATGCAGTACGACCGGGACCAGGAAGGCAACTTAAATCCACTGCCCCGGCCCAGCATAGACACGGGCATGGGCCTGGAGCGCATCAGCGCGGTCTGTCAGGGGGTATATTCCAATTACGACACCGATCTTTTAAAAAGCCTCATAACGGATACAGCCCGCAAGTCCGGCAAGGAATACGGCCGGGACCGGGATGACGACGTGGCCCTGGCCGTAATCGCCGATCACGCCCGGTCCTCGGCCTTCATGATCGCCGACGGGATCCTGCCCTCCAACGAGGGACGCGGCTACATCCTGCGCCGGCTTATCCGCAGGGCGTTTCGCTTCGGCAGGCACCTGGGGCTGGCTGAACCTTTCCTGCACCAGACAGTGCAGGTGGTGGTCCAGGATATGTCCATGGCCTACCCGGAGCTGGAAAAAGGCCGGGATTTCATGGTCCGGGTCATCCGGCAGGAGGAGGAAAGGTTTTCCGAGACCCTGGAGAAAGGCCTGGTTCTCCTGGAAGAAGAACTAAAGAAGCTGGAATCCCTGCAGGTGAACACCGTGCCCGGGGAAACGGCCTTTAAGCTTTACGATACTTATGGATTTCCCCTGGATATAGTAAACGATATCGCTGAGAAACGCGGATTCAGCGTGGACGAAGCCGGTTTCCAGGAGTGCATGCAGGATCAGCGACAGCGGGCCAGGGCCGCCTGGAAAGGATCCGGGGACGCCGGGCTGGGAGAGGTCTTGAGCAGTCTGGAGGGGGAGTTGCCGCAAACCAGTTTCGTGGGCTACGACCGTCTCCAGGATCAAGGAGAGATAGTGCTTCTGGTGGACCAGGAAGGCCGCAGCAGGGAGGCTCTAAGCCAGGGGGAAAAGGGCTGGCTGGTGGCCTCCAGGACACCTTTTTATGCCGAATCCGGCGGTCAGGTGGGAGACCGGGGGCGCATTCAAGCCGCCCGGGGTCAGGCCATGGTCCGGGACACTCAGGACCAGGCCGCAGGTGTTGTGGCCCATGAGGTGGAGGTAAGCCGGGGAGAGGTGCACAAAGGCGATGTGGTGGATCTGACTGTTGACGAAGGACGCCGGGTGGCCACGGCCAGGAATCATACCGCTACGCATCTGCTGCACCTGGCCCTGCGCCGGGTTCTGGGTGAGCACGTGCACCAGGCCGGATCCCTGGTGGATGAAAAAAGGCTCAGGTTCGACTTTACCCATATCCAGGCCCTGACTGCGGAAGAGATGGAGCGCATCGAAGAAGAGGTCAATGCCGCCATTTTATCCGATTACCAGGTGCAGGTAAGGGTAATGGACTATTCCCAGGCGGTGCAGGAGGGGGCCATAGCCCTGTTCGGCGAAAAATACACGGACAAGGTCCGGGTGGTTTCGGTGGGCAATATATCCATGGAGCTCTGCGGGGGCACGCACCTGGATTCCACGGCCCAGGCCGGGACTTTCTGCCTGGTGAGCGAGTCAGCAGTGGGTTCGGGGATGCGCAGGATTGAAGCCCTTACCGGCTGGGATGCCCTGAACTACTGGAGGGGCATGCGCAAAAGCGTCACTTCCCTGCAGGAGACCCTGAAGGTCGCCCCGGATCAGCTTGTGGACAAGGTCCAGGCCCTACAGGAGCAGATGCGCGAGCTGGCCAGGGAAAACAAGGCCCTGTCCCAGAAGATTTCAGCTGAGCAGGGCAGGGATATCGCCTCGGAAAAGAAGATGGTGGGCCGGGTGCCGCTTGTTGCCCGCAAGGTGGATGTGGGCGACGTGGAAGGACTCAGGAGCCTTATGGATGATATCCGGTCCAAGCTGGATACCGGTGTGGCCATGCTGGGCACCAGGAACAAGGGCAAGCCCACGCTTCTTCTGTACGTGAGTAAAGACCTGCACGAGAACTTTACCGCCCCGGAGCTGATCAAGGAAGTGGCCAAGGAGATCAAGGGCGGAGGTGGCGGACGTCCGGATCTGGCCCAGGCCGGAGGCTCCGATGCCCAGGGCCTGGACAGGGCCATAGAGCGCCTGGAGGAAATACTGGCTGAGCGCATGATGTAA
- a CDS encoding PSP1 domain-containing protein — translation MSQIAGVKFRDQGQIYYFQASPFVVKPGDGVIVKTQEGLGLAIVVQVRDTLPEGFALEDLKPIFRLANEEDFKVQEENKELGREAFAYCKKCLAERELDMKLVDVEVFFDRSKIIFYFTAPGRVDFRDLVKELVKVYRTRIELRQIGVRHETQMVGALGNCGQVCCCRRFMRQFAPVTIKMAKDQNLFLNPAKISGVCGRLLCCLNFEQPHYAQFQKKLPKMGKRYKCREGYLRVIRANLFRESLTVLDEEGTEKEVPLQDWQQMLQKPDKKKENK, via the coding sequence ATGTCGCAGATTGCGGGCGTCAAATTCAGGGACCAGGGCCAGATTTACTACTTTCAGGCCTCTCCCTTTGTGGTCAAACCCGGAGACGGGGTCATTGTCAAGACCCAGGAGGGACTGGGACTGGCCATCGTGGTCCAGGTCAGGGACACCCTGCCGGAAGGCTTTGCCCTTGAGGACCTAAAGCCCATATTCAGGCTGGCCAATGAAGAAGACTTCAAGGTCCAGGAGGAAAACAAAGAGCTTGGCCGGGAGGCCTTTGCCTACTGCAAAAAATGCCTGGCAGAGCGCGAACTGGACATGAAGCTGGTGGATGTGGAAGTCTTTTTTGACCGCAGCAAGATAATCTTTTACTTTACCGCCCCCGGCCGGGTGGATTTCAGAGACCTGGTCAAGGAACTGGTCAAGGTTTACCGTACCAGAATAGAGTTGCGTCAGATCGGGGTCAGACATGAGACCCAGATGGTGGGTGCCCTGGGCAATTGCGGCCAGGTATGCTGCTGCCGGCGGTTCATGCGTCAGTTTGCCCCGGTGACCATCAAGATGGCCAAGGATCAAAATCTCTTTTTAAATCCGGCCAAAATATCCGGGGTTTGTGGCAGGCTGTTGTGCTGTCTTAATTTTGAACAGCCCCACTACGCCCAGTTCCAGAAGAAGCTGCCCAAAATGGGCAAGAGATATAAGTGTCGGGAAGGCTACCTCCGGGTCATCCGGGCCAATCTTTTTCGGGAAAGCCTTACTGTCCTGGACGAGGAAGGCACGGAAAAGGAGGTCCCCTTGCAGGACTGGCAACAGATGCTGCAAAAGCCGGACAAAAAGAAGGAAAACAAGTAG
- the gltA gene encoding NADPH-dependent glutamate synthase → MQKKAKTKTKISPRVSMPMLDAVERGRMFSEVALGYTLEQAVSEAKRCLQCKKPTCIKGCPVDVDCKGFIRMVADKDLAGAFARIKETNSLPAICGRVCPQENQCEKTCKLRPTGQPIAIGRLERFVADNYYAHTSCEEETGADSCVPIDESLKVAAIGSGPSSLTLAGYLAANGVKVSVYEALHSPGGVLLYGIPEFRLPKSVVQREIDSLKNLQVDFLCNYVGGKSMTLPELFQQGYKAVFLGVGAGLPRFMNLPGESLIGVYSANEYLTRVNLMFGYRFPEYDTPVPPGRNVVVIGGGNVAMDSARTALRLGAERVRVVYRRTKGEMPARQEELEHALEEGIELEILSSPLSFHGDDQGVLNKMVLQRMELGSPDDSGRRQPVPIEGDTFSLDTDLAIMAVGTGANMVLTQTTPELELNERGYVRADPETGETSMNMVFAGGDIVTGAATVVEAMGAGRRSAREILKRIKG, encoded by the coding sequence ATGCAGAAAAAAGCCAAGACCAAGACCAAGATCAGTCCCAGGGTTTCCATGCCCATGCTGGACGCTGTGGAAAGGGGCAGGATGTTTTCCGAGGTGGCCTTGGGCTACACCCTGGAACAGGCCGTTTCCGAGGCAAAGCGCTGCCTGCAGTGCAAAAAGCCCACCTGCATCAAAGGCTGTCCCGTGGACGTGGACTGTAAAGGCTTTATCCGCATGGTGGCCGACAAAGATCTGGCAGGGGCCTTTGCCAGAATCAAGGAAACCAACAGCCTGCCGGCCATCTGCGGCCGGGTCTGCCCCCAGGAGAACCAGTGCGAAAAGACCTGCAAGCTCAGGCCCACTGGACAGCCCATAGCCATAGGCCGTCTGGAGAGATTCGTGGCGGACAACTACTATGCCCATACCTCGTGCGAGGAAGAGACCGGCGCTGATTCCTGTGTTCCCATTGATGAGAGCCTGAAAGTTGCAGCCATTGGTTCCGGGCCCAGCAGTCTGACCCTGGCCGGATACCTGGCCGCCAACGGAGTCAAGGTAAGCGTATATGAGGCCCTGCATTCACCGGGCGGGGTGCTACTTTACGGCATACCGGAATTCAGGCTGCCCAAGTCCGTGGTGCAAAGGGAAATAGATTCCCTGAAAAACCTGCAGGTGGATTTTTTGTGCAACTACGTGGGCGGAAAGAGCATGACCCTGCCCGAGCTTTTCCAGCAGGGATACAAGGCGGTGTTTCTGGGAGTGGGGGCAGGACTGCCCAGATTCATGAATCTGCCAGGAGAAAGCCTCATCGGGGTTTACTCCGCCAACGAATACCTGACACGGGTCAATCTCATGTTCGGTTACAGGTTCCCGGAATACGACACCCCTGTTCCCCCGGGCAGAAACGTGGTGGTCATCGGAGGGGGCAACGTGGCCATGGATTCGGCCAGGACCGCTCTAAGGCTGGGTGCGGAAAGGGTGCGGGTGGTATACCGGCGCACCAAGGGGGAGATGCCGGCCAGGCAGGAAGAACTGGAGCACGCCCTGGAAGAGGGCATCGAACTGGAGATTCTTTCGTCTCCTCTTTCCTTTCACGGCGATGACCAGGGGGTGCTAAACAAAATGGTCCTGCAGCGCATGGAACTGGGCAGCCCCGACGACTCCGGGCGCAGGCAGCCCGTACCCATAGAAGGCGACACTTTTTCCCTGGACACTGACCTGGCCATTATGGCCGTGGGAACCGGGGCCAACATGGTCCTGACCCAGACCACCCCTGAACTGGAGCTGAATGAACGCGGCTATGTCCGGGCTGACCCCGAAACCGGGGAAACCAGCATGAACATGGTCTTTGCCGGGGGAGACATCGTAACCGGAGCTGCCACTGTGGTGGAGGCCATGGGTGCTGGCAGGCGCTCGGCCAGGGAAATCCTGAAAAGGATCAAAGGATAA
- a CDS encoding cell division protein FtsX, which yields MRVLARLFMQGLANLGRNRWAQFFTLSTVAFTSFMAGIFLLALYNVHLTAQSTQEDIQFQVYWDSGHPQQEVQEQWEEIKSWDIGGINTFTPDEALKSLAESISGDMDVSYLSRENPLPATALVKFSLEGENSRDRAQKMRSRLMDLPGVERVSYNPVQLDLARTWVRVSSGIFWPLIGLMLLITGLVVANTLKLNQMQRREEVDILALVGASGRYIQFPLLVSGALQGFLGGVISLGLLKLLHLTLEDVLYFPPLWIRIEFLPLPSALAIPGVLTLVGILSSFLAVRGRLR from the coding sequence ATGCGCGTTTTAGCCAGGCTTTTTATGCAGGGGCTGGCCAATCTGGGCCGAAACAGGTGGGCGCAGTTCTTCACTTTGAGTACTGTCGCCTTTACCTCGTTTATGGCCGGGATTTTTCTGCTGGCCCTCTACAACGTGCATCTGACGGCCCAGAGTACGCAGGAGGATATACAGTTTCAGGTCTACTGGGATTCAGGTCATCCCCAGCAGGAAGTTCAGGAGCAGTGGGAGGAGATAAAGTCCTGGGATATAGGCGGAATCAACACCTTTACCCCGGACGAGGCGCTGAAGTCCCTGGCTGAATCCATTTCCGGGGACATGGATGTCAGCTACCTGTCCCGGGAAAACCCTCTGCCGGCAACAGCCCTGGTGAAATTTTCCCTGGAAGGGGAAAACAGCCGGGACCGGGCTCAAAAGATGCGCAGCAGGCTTATGGACCTGCCCGGGGTGGAGAGGGTCAGCTACAACCCGGTTCAACTGGACCTGGCCAGGACCTGGGTGCGGGTCAGTTCCGGCATATTCTGGCCCCTTATAGGGCTTATGCTGCTCATTACCGGGCTGGTGGTGGCCAACACCCTGAAGCTGAACCAGATGCAGCGCAGGGAGGAAGTGGACATTCTGGCCCTGGTAGGAGCCAGCGGCAGGTATATTCAGTTTCCCCTGCTGGTGAGCGGGGCATTGCAGGGTTTTCTGGGAGGGGTTATTTCTCTGGGGTTGCTCAAGCTCCTGCATCTGACCCTGGAAGATGTGCTTTATTTTCCACCGCTTTGGATCAGGATCGAATTTCTGCCCCTGCCTTCTGCCCTGGCTATTCCGGGGGTCCTGACCCTGGTGGGCATTCTGAGCAGCTTCCTGGCGGTGAGGGGAAGGCTCAGATAA
- a CDS encoding class I SAM-dependent methyltransferase — translation MQDLSQVLNLKLAGHRLKLKRQADLETLWSGLEEPSRDMDQERIPYWAEVWPSSVLLAEHLDRNRELIRGRLCLEAGCGLGATSILASRLGARVVAVDMEPDALVFARQSAKANNTPEVLWAGIDWKRGGLKKNLFEFIWAADVLYETGFALPLAGFFRNCLAPGGRIWIADQNRNVSADTWARLLSQGFKAKEIEERRVSWFGQKAGVRLLELVRR, via the coding sequence ATGCAGGATTTATCCCAGGTGCTGAACCTGAAGCTGGCCGGGCACAGGCTGAAACTAAAAAGGCAGGCCGACCTGGAAACCCTGTGGTCCGGCCTGGAAGAGCCGTCCAGGGACATGGACCAGGAAAGAATCCCCTACTGGGCCGAGGTATGGCCCTCCAGCGTACTTCTGGCCGAACACCTGGACCGCAACCGGGAACTTATCCGGGGAAGACTCTGCCTGGAAGCGGGGTGCGGCCTGGGAGCCACGTCAATACTGGCCTCAAGGCTGGGAGCCAGAGTGGTGGCCGTGGATATGGAGCCCGATGCCCTGGTTTTTGCCAGGCAAAGCGCAAAGGCCAACAACACCCCGGAAGTACTCTGGGCGGGCATTGACTGGAAGCGAGGCGGGCTTAAGAAAAACCTGTTCGAGTTTATCTGGGCTGCTGACGTCTTGTACGAGACCGGCTTCGCCCTGCCCCTGGCGGGGTTTTTCCGGAACTGTCTCGCTCCGGGGGGCCGCATCTGGATAGCGGACCAGAACAGAAATGTGTCCGCAGATACCTGGGCCAGGCTTTTAAGCCAGGGTTTCAAAGCAAAAGAGATTGAAGAGCGAAGGGTAAGCTGGTTCGGTCAAAAGGCCGGGGTGAGGCTTTTAGAGCTTGTGCGGCGGTAA
- the recA gene encoding recombinase RecA produces the protein MAKKTQSAEDVRKEALQTAITTIERKYGQGSVMRLSDEAHQAIPSIPTGSIGLDLALGIGGIPRGRVSEIYGPESSGKTTLALHVIAEAQKKGGAAAFIDAEHALDVNYAKRLGVKTEELLVSQPDYGEQALEIADLLVRSGGLDVIVVDSVAALIPQAELEGSMGESQVGGQARLMSHAMRKLTGTIHRSKTSLVFINQIRMKIGSMGYGSPETTSGGNALKFYASVRLDIRKIQTLKDKDEVVGNRVKVKTVKNKVAPPFRETQFDILYGQGISRAGELLDMGVEHGVVDKSGAWFAFGSERLGQGRENVRSFLQDNDEIRKNIENQLLTQLGVVQPEEEAQQGQSDSQDRS, from the coding sequence ATGGCCAAGAAAACCCAATCTGCCGAAGATGTGCGCAAGGAGGCCCTGCAGACAGCCATTACCACCATAGAGCGCAAGTATGGACAGGGCTCGGTCATGCGTCTCTCTGACGAGGCGCATCAGGCCATCCCGTCCATTCCCACCGGCTCCATAGGGCTGGATCTGGCTCTGGGTATAGGAGGCATTCCCCGGGGCCGGGTTTCGGAAATCTACGGGCCTGAATCTTCGGGCAAGACCACCCTGGCCCTGCATGTAATTGCCGAGGCCCAGAAAAAGGGAGGGGCAGCGGCATTTATTGACGCCGAGCACGCCCTGGATGTAAACTATGCCAAACGCCTCGGGGTAAAGACCGAGGAACTGCTGGTTTCCCAGCCGGACTACGGGGAACAGGCCCTGGAGATCGCCGACCTGCTGGTGCGCTCCGGGGGGCTGGACGTGATTGTTGTTGACTCTGTGGCCGCTCTTATTCCCCAGGCCGAGCTGGAGGGCAGTATGGGCGAAAGCCAGGTGGGCGGGCAGGCCAGGCTCATGTCCCACGCCATGCGCAAGCTCACCGGGACGATTCACCGCTCCAAAACCTCTCTTGTTTTCATCAACCAGATCCGCATGAAAATCGGTTCCATGGGGTACGGCAGTCCCGAAACCACCAGCGGGGGCAATGCCCTCAAGTTTTACGCCTCGGTGCGCCTGGACATCCGCAAGATCCAGACCTTGAAGGACAAGGATGAAGTGGTGGGTAACCGGGTCAAGGTGAAAACCGTCAAGAACAAGGTGGCCCCGCCCTTCCGGGAGACCCAGTTTGATATACTCTACGGCCAGGGCATCTCCAGGGCAGGGGAGCTTCTGGACATGGGAGTGGAGCACGGGGTGGTGGACAAAAGCGGGGCCTGGTTCGCCTTCGGCTCCGAGAGGCTTGGCCAGGGCCGGGAGAACGTGCGGTCTTTTCTGCAGGATAATGATGAGATCCGCAAGAATATTGAAAACCAGCTTTTGACCCAACTGGGCGTTGTGCAGCCGGAAGAGGAAGCCCAGCAGGGACAGAGCGATTCCCAGGACAGGAGTTGA
- the nikR gene encoding nickel-responsive transcriptional regulator NikR: MGETIRFGVSLDLDLLSRFDQLCSDKSYQTRSEAIRDLIRNALVQQQWEEESQENVGVLSLVYDHHQSDLVQKLTRIQHDALDLVITSLHVHLDHDNCLEVLILRGPGRDIRQTAQKLSSTKGVKHGNLNMATTGKDLL; this comes from the coding sequence ATGGGAGAAACCATACGTTTCGGAGTATCCCTGGACCTGGATCTTTTGTCCAGGTTTGATCAGCTGTGCTCGGATAAAAGCTACCAGACCAGGTCCGAGGCCATCCGGGACCTCATCCGAAATGCCCTGGTGCAGCAGCAGTGGGAGGAGGAGTCCCAGGAGAATGTGGGCGTTCTTTCCCTGGTCTATGACCATCACCAGAGCGATCTTGTCCAGAAACTGACCCGGATCCAGCACGATGCCCTGGACCTGGTGATAACCTCGCTGCACGTGCACCTGGATCATGACAACTGCCTGGAGGTGCTGATTCTGCGGGGGCCGGGCCGGGATATCCGGCAAACGGCTCAGAAGCTCTCCTCCACCAAGGGAGTCAAGCACGGCAACCTCAACATGGCCACTACAGGTAAGGATTTGCTCTAA
- the folE2 gene encoding GTP cyclohydrolase FolE2 — protein MQDVQSGMPEFPLPIDRVGVKNLKLPLLVQDRLHGQQHTVADVDLCVDLPGEFKGTHMSRFLESLSHWSKVLTYESIKELLAEIIHRLEAQKALLRFDFPYFYSRRTPVSGHEFLMDYKSFLAGEFSMGEIRMTQGVEVPVMTVCPCSLAISKQGAHSQRAYVKIKCGYKGLLWLEELIDTGMSAGSSPVYPLLKREDEKYVTDEAFANPTFVEDVVRCVAFSLSRHPRIIWYEVEVESFESIHNHSAYATITGRGKH, from the coding sequence ATGCAGGATGTTCAGAGCGGTATGCCGGAGTTCCCCCTGCCTATAGACAGGGTTGGCGTCAAGAACCTAAAGCTGCCCCTGCTTGTCCAGGACCGCCTGCACGGGCAGCAGCACACAGTGGCGGATGTGGACCTTTGCGTGGATCTGCCCGGAGAGTTCAAGGGCACTCATATGAGTCGTTTCCTGGAATCCCTGAGCCACTGGTCCAAGGTTCTGACCTATGAGAGCATCAAGGAGCTCCTGGCGGAGATCATTCATCGACTGGAAGCCCAGAAGGCCCTTCTACGCTTTGATTTTCCCTATTTTTATTCCCGCAGGACCCCGGTAAGCGGGCATGAATTTTTGATGGATTATAAATCCTTTCTGGCCGGAGAGTTTTCCATGGGGGAGATCAGGATGACCCAGGGAGTGGAGGTGCCGGTAATGACGGTCTGCCCCTGTTCCCTGGCCATCAGCAAGCAGGGGGCCCACAGCCAGAGGGCCTACGTGAAGATCAAGTGCGGCTACAAGGGGCTCCTTTGGCTGGAAGAACTCATCGACACAGGCATGAGTGCCGGATCTTCACCGGTTTATCCCCTGCTCAAGCGAGAGGATGAAAAGTATGTAACTGATGAGGCCTTTGCCAATCCGACTTTTGTGGAGGACGTGGTGCGGTGTGTGGCTTTCAGCCTGAGCAGACATCCCCGGATCATCTGGTATGAAGTGGAGGTGGAAAGCTTTGAATCCATCCACAATCACAGCGCCTACGCCACCATTACCGGCAGAGGAAAGCATTAA
- a CDS encoding sulfide/dihydroorotate dehydrogenase-like FAD/NAD-binding protein has protein sequence MGKIIQKRVLIPKRVTEMTIKAPVIASKARPGNFVVLRLSMKGERIPLTIADADPEKGHIVIVYLIMGKTTALLDTMKEGDVILDLCGPLGRPTSIKKQGTVACVGGGTGIAALHHIAKGNFQAGNKVVSVIGARSKDLLLFKPELEKISHEVLVSTDDGSVGHKGVVTEVLEEYLDRDPDVKEVIGVGPVPMMRSVARVAQPYGIRTLVSLNSIMVDGIGMCGSCRVNVGGEIRFACVEGPEFEASQVDFDELMMRLQAFKSQEKESMELFEKKELL, from the coding sequence ATGGGAAAAATAATCCAGAAGAGAGTTTTGATCCCCAAAAGAGTTACAGAGATGACCATAAAAGCACCGGTGATTGCCTCCAAGGCCAGGCCGGGCAATTTCGTGGTGCTGCGGCTGAGCATGAAAGGAGAACGTATTCCCCTGACCATTGCCGATGCAGACCCGGAAAAAGGACATATTGTCATCGTATATCTGATAATGGGCAAGACCACGGCCCTTCTGGATACCATGAAAGAGGGGGATGTGATCCTGGATCTGTGCGGCCCACTGGGCCGGCCCACCAGCATTAAAAAACAGGGTACAGTGGCCTGTGTGGGTGGCGGAACCGGAATCGCCGCCCTGCACCATATAGCCAAGGGCAATTTTCAGGCGGGAAACAAGGTTGTCTCAGTTATTGGAGCCAGGAGCAAGGATCTTTTACTTTTCAAACCGGAGCTGGAAAAGATCTCCCACGAGGTCCTGGTGTCCACCGATGACGGCAGCGTGGGTCACAAGGGCGTGGTCACCGAGGTGTTAGAAGAGTACCTGGACCGGGACCCGGATGTAAAAGAGGTCATCGGTGTGGGGCCGGTGCCCATGATGCGCTCAGTGGCCAGGGTAGCCCAGCCTTACGGCATAAGGACCCTGGTGAGTCTTAATTCCATTATGGTTGATGGAATCGGCATGTGCGGCTCCTGCCGGGTGAACGTGGGCGGGGAGATACGCTTTGCCTGCGTGGAAGGCCCGGAATTCGAAGCTTCCCAGGTGGATTTCGATGAACTCATGATGCGACTGCAGGCCTTCAAGTCCCAGGAAAAAGAATCCATGGAACTGTTCGAGAAAAAAGAGCTGTTGTGA